GCACGATTATTTAGCTGTGCCACTAGAAGAGCTACAAAATGATATTCGTTCCATTGGGTTATACCGCAACAAGGCGAAGAACATTCAGCTGTTATGTATGCGTGTGTTAACGGAGTATGATGGCCAGATTCCAGCATCACGTGAGGAACTCGTTACATTACCTGGTGTTGGACGAAAGACGGCGAACGTAGTGCTATCGGTCGCATTTGATGTACCTGCGATGGCCGTGGATACACATGTAGAACGCGTAACAAAGCGTTTAGGGCTATGTCGCTGGAAAGATAATGTGCTTGAAGTGGAAGAAACAATCATGAAGAAAACGCCGATTGAGCGCTGGAGTCGTGCGCATCATCAAATTATTTTCTTTGGGCGTTATCATTGTAAAGCGCAAAACCCAGGCTGCGGGAAATGTCCGTTACTTTCTGATTGCCGAGAAGGTCAAAAGCGTTTGAAAAAAGGTTTGGTGAACGTATGATTTTAGTGAAAAAAGAGATGATTTCAAAAGAACGTGTGGATGCGTGGTTTCTTGAGTGGGAACGTTTACGTGAGGAAATCCACGCTGCACACGAGCTTCGCGACGGTTCTGCGTTAGCGGTTATGTTAGAAGGGATTACGCATTTTGAACAACTGTTAATCGACAGCGCGGAAACCGAACAAGCATTTTCTACCGCGGCAGAGTATGAGTTGATGCCAATTAACGGTATGGAGCGTTTAGGGTTTATTAAAATGCGTCCCGCGCAATATGCGTGCTATCGTCAGTTAGATGAGCTATATAAGGAAACGAAGAAGCGTTGTGCGCGACTACGTTTGAAATAACAAAAGGCTAAGCAGGAGAATTGATCTCGCTGCTTAGCCTTTTTTATGTTATTTATTCCCGATCATCATCGATAGAGTCATCCTCTGTCGGTGGTGGAGTAGGTTGTGTAGGTTCTGTTGGTGTTGGATTCGGCTCTGGCTCTGGTTCTGGTTCAACGGTGTTGCCATTACCATTTCCGTTATTCGAACCTCCATTGCCATTGTTCCCGTTGTTCCCGTTGTCACTCGGATTTTCTGGTTGACCTGGAGTTGATGGGTTTTCCGAATTATCATTCGGATCTACCGGCTCAATCGGTTCTACTTCGATTGGATCC
The sequence above is a segment of the Solibacillus sp. FSL H8-0523 genome. Coding sequences within it:
- the nth gene encoding endonuclease III, which gives rise to MLTKAKWLEFLDTMDDMYPDAHCELVHDNPFELTIATLLSAQCTDVLVNKVTKDLFQKYKTPHDYLAVPLEELQNDIRSIGLYRNKAKNIQLLCMRVLTEYDGQIPASREELVTLPGVGRKTANVVLSVAFDVPAMAVDTHVERVTKRLGLCRWKDNVLEVEETIMKKTPIERWSRAHHQIIFFGRYHCKAQNPGCGKCPLLSDCREGQKRLKKGLVNV
- a CDS encoding YpoC family protein, with amino-acid sequence MILVKKEMISKERVDAWFLEWERLREEIHAAHELRDGSALAVMLEGITHFEQLLIDSAETEQAFSTAAEYELMPINGMERLGFIKMRPAQYACYRQLDELYKETKKRCARLRLK